Proteins from a single region of Allocatelliglobosispora scoriae:
- a CDS encoding IS3 family transposase (programmed frameshift), which translates to MPKPYPREFRDDVVRVAQNRDAGVTVEQIANDFGVHPMTLFKWLRAADVDAGTRPGVSSTESAELREARKRIRLLEQENEVLRRAAAYLSQAHLPKRIYPLVKDLAADGIPVAVTCRVLKISRQHYYRWLAEPVTLAEYTQAWRADALFDAHRDDPEFGYRFLADEAAAAGQPMADRTAWKICSSGGWFSAFARKRRGKGRKVGPPVHDDLVRRDFTAAGPNRLWLADITEHRTGEGKLYLCAVKDVWSNRIVGYSIDSRMKSRLAVNALNNAVARRNGVAGCVLHTDRGSQFRSRKFVGALHRHRMLGSMGRVGAAGDNAAMESFFGLLQNNVLDRRTWATREQLRTAIVTWIERTYHRRRRQRPLGKLTPIEFETIMTPQASQAA; encoded by the exons GTGCCCAAGCCCTACCCCCGTGAGTTCCGTGACGATGTCGTGCGGGTCGCGCAAAACCGTGATGCCGGCGTGACGGTTGAGCAGATCGCCAATGACTTCGGCGTGCATCCGATGACGTTGTTCAAGTGGCTGCGCGCCGCCGACGTCGACGCCGGGACCAGACCCGGCGTGAGCAGCACCGAGTCTGCAGAGCTCCGCGAGGCGCGCAAGCGGATCAGGCTCCTCGAACAGGAGAACGAGGTCCTGCGCCGGGCTGCGGCCTACCTGTCGCAGGCGCACCTGCCG AAAAGGATCTACCCGCTCGTGAAGGATCTGGCCGCCGACGGCATCCCCGTCGCGGTGACGTGCCGGGTACTGAAGATCTCCCGCCAGCACTACTACCGGTGGCTTGCCGAACCGGTCACCCTGGCTGAGTACACGCAGGCGTGGCGAGCCGACGCGCTGTTCGACGCTCACCGCGACGATCCGGAGTTCGGGTACCGGTTCCTGGCCGACGAGGCCGCCGCGGCCGGGCAGCCGATGGCCGACAGGACCGCGTGGAAGATCTGCTCCAGCGGTGGCTGGTTCAGCGCCTTCGCCCGCAAACGGCGTGGCAAGGGCCGCAAGGTCGGTCCGCCGGTCCACGACGACCTCGTGCGCCGGGACTTCACCGCCGCCGGGCCGAACCGGCTGTGGCTTGCCGACATCACCGAACATCGCACCGGCGAGGGCAAGCTGTACCTGTGCGCGGTCAAGGACGTCTGGTCCAACCGGATCGTCGGCTACTCGATCGACTCGCGCATGAAGTCCCGGCTGGCCGTGAACGCGCTGAACAACGCCGTCGCCCGCCGCAACGGCGTGGCCGGATGCGTTCTGCACACCGACCGCGGCAGCCAATTCCGATCAAGGAAGTTCGTCGGCGCGCTGCACCGGCACCGGATGCTCGGCTCGATGGGCCGGGTCGGAGCCGCCGGCGACAACGCGGCCATGGAGTCGTTCTTCGGCCTGCTGCAGAACAACGTCCTGGACCGCCGCACCTGGGCCACCCGTGAACAGCTGCGCACCGCGATCGTGACCTGGATCGAGCGCACCTACCACCGCCGTCGACGCCAGCGCCCGCTAGGCAAGTTGACCCCTATCGAGTTCGAGACCATCATGACCCCACAGGCCAGTCAGGCCGCGTGA